From the genome of Alphaproteobacteria bacterium, one region includes:
- a CDS encoding co-chaperone GroES: MSFRPLHDRVVVRRVGSDEKTAGGIIIPDTAQEKPSEGEVVSVGPGGRTEDGKEIAMDVKAGDRVLFGKWSGTEVSIDGEELLIMKESDIMGVIEAKKKTKKAA; this comes from the coding sequence ATGAGCTTTCGCCCTTTGCATGACCGGGTTGTGGTGCGTCGCGTCGGTTCCGACGAAAAGACGGCTGGCGGCATCATCATTCCGGATACGGCCCAGGAAAAACCTTCGGAAGGCGAAGTCGTCTCCGTGGGCCCCGGCGGTCGCACCGAGGACGGCAAGGAGATTGCCATGGACGTGAAGGCCGGTGATCGGGTCCTGTTCGGCAAGTGGTCGGGCACGGAAGTTTCGATCGACGGTGAGGAGCTCCTGATCATGAAGGAGTCCGACATCATGGGTGTCATCGAGGCCAAGAAGAAGACCAAGAAGGCCGCTTAA
- a CDS encoding ABC transporter ATP-binding protein, producing the protein MSEPALKLTGIEAFYGTAQALFGVDLDVPAGAVTVLLGRNGAGKSTTLKAAMGLVDVRTGQVFIGAREVTGAPSYRVARAGLGYVPETRRVFAGLSVDENLMVGERVGDDAAAVWTRERIFDLFPPLAGMRDRLAGQLSGGEQQMLTIARTLVGNPRIILLDEPSEGLAPVIVQQIAATIRTLAAEGLTVLLSEQNVRFATHVANRAAVIERGRILVEGPIADIAADESVREAYLTP; encoded by the coding sequence ATGAGCGAACCTGCGTTGAAGCTGACCGGGATCGAGGCCTTCTACGGCACGGCGCAGGCCTTGTTCGGGGTCGATCTCGACGTTCCCGCCGGAGCGGTGACTGTCCTGCTGGGCCGCAACGGGGCGGGCAAATCGACCACCTTGAAGGCGGCCATGGGCCTCGTCGATGTGCGCACCGGTCAGGTGTTCATCGGGGCCCGGGAGGTGACCGGCGCGCCGTCCTACCGGGTCGCGCGCGCGGGTCTGGGCTATGTGCCCGAGACGCGGCGCGTCTTCGCGGGCCTGAGTGTCGACGAGAATTTGATGGTTGGCGAACGGGTCGGGGATGATGCGGCGGCGGTCTGGACGCGCGAACGCATCTTCGATCTGTTTCCGCCGCTGGCGGGCATGCGCGATCGCCTGGCCGGCCAGCTGTCGGGCGGTGAGCAACAGATGCTGACCATCGCGCGGACCCTGGTGGGCAATCCACGGATCATATTGCTGGACGAGCCGTCCGAAGGCCTGGCCCCCGTCATTGTGCAGCAGATCGCGGCGACGATACGGACCCTGGCGGCCGAAGGGCTGACGGTCCTGCTGTCGGAACAGAATGTGCGCTTTGCCACGCATGTCGCGAACCGGGCCGCGGTCATCGAGCGCGGGCGCATCCTGGTCGAGGGTCCGATCGCGGATATCGCGGCCGACGAGAGCGTGCGCGAGGCCTATCTGACACCTTGA
- a CDS encoding Usg family protein yields MRKDVGLQLDGWRITTAEIIYHMPDHPGILQSFVWQKLDIPPEFPKLRKFLDFWTDNLDGPLHSVRVGHTDIIAPPKFRNVSRSFDLH; encoded by the coding sequence ATGCGTAAGGACGTCGGTTTACAACTGGATGGATGGCGGATCACCACCGCCGAGATCATCTATCACATGCCCGATCATCCCGGAATTCTGCAGAGTTTCGTCTGGCAGAAGCTGGATATACCCCCGGAATTTCCGAAGCTGCGCAAGTTTCTGGATTTCTGGACGGACAATCTCGACGGCCCTTTGCATTCCGTCCGCGTCGGCCACACCGACATCATCGCCCCCCCGAAATTCCGGAACGTCAGCAGGTCGTTCGATCTGCACTGA